Proteins co-encoded in one Candidatus Goldiibacteriota bacterium HGW-Goldbacteria-1 genomic window:
- a CDS encoding 30S ribosomal protein S20, with protein MPNLNASKKDLRKTKKRTASNSAALHKLRTLMKKAKASKDPKEVIEAVSFIDKAAKKGIIKKNAASRYKSRIAAAVKVKTA; from the coding sequence ATGCCAAATTTAAACGCGTCAAAGAAAGATTTAAGGAAAACAAAGAAAAGAACGGCAAGCAACAGCGCCGCCCTTCATAAGTTAAGGACTCTTATGAAAAAAGCAAAAGCATCAAAGGACCCAAAAGAAGTTATTGAAGCTGTTTCTTTTATTGATAAAGCCGCCAAAAAAGGCATCATCAAAAAGAACGCGGCATCAAGGTATAAAAGCAGAATTGCGGCAGCCGTTAAGGTAAAAACAGCTTAA